A genomic segment from Thermotoga neapolitana DSM 4359 encodes:
- a CDS encoding chromate transporter, with product MVVRLFFLFLRISTLTIGGGYAMIPVMKWELEKSGLLTEKEFFRIVSTAQVIPGPIAFNTAILVGRKLSGLPGAVASGVAVVLPPFFAIVAVTEIIRSFSGVSYVRSFLRGAYVAIVGLVGSVLFRLVKNQRWDLYRFSLVGISALLLIFQSFLVIPMIVLLAFLLYLKEE from the coding sequence TTGGTTGTAAGGCTTTTCTTTCTGTTCCTCAGAATATCCACCCTGACGATAGGTGGAGGATACGCGATGATTCCCGTGATGAAATGGGAACTGGAAAAATCCGGCCTTCTGACGGAGAAGGAGTTTTTCCGGATAGTCAGTACGGCACAGGTGATACCAGGTCCTATAGCCTTCAACACGGCCATTCTGGTTGGAAGAAAACTTTCGGGACTGCCCGGTGCGGTTGCATCCGGAGTGGCTGTTGTTCTACCACCGTTTTTTGCCATCGTTGCTGTAACAGAAATAATACGGTCTTTTTCAGGAGTAAGTTACGTTCGAAGTTTTCTGAGAGGGGCATACGTTGCCATCGTTGGGCTTGTGGGAAGTGTTCTTTTCAGACTTGTGAAGAATCAGCGCTGGGATCTGTACAGATTTTCCCTTGTGGGTATTTCTGCTCTTCTTCTGATTTTCCAGAGTTTTCTCGTTATACCGATGATCGTCTTGCTTGCCTTTTTACTCTACCTGAAGGAGGAATGA
- the hflK gene encoding FtsH protease activity modulator HflK: MRKYVWIVVFIVLGIYFLTGVYQVGPSEVALLKTFGRFTSVVPSGIHYHLPYPIQSHVTVDVTTVRKIEIGFRSIQRGERISYQSVPQEAIMITGDNNLVSVEAVVQYRVKDPVAFAFNITEADSIVRFTTESVLREKVAMRSIDDVLTTGRDEIGFETARMLQQILDSYNCGVKVENVYLQEVVPPDPVVDAFDDVNNARQDKERLINEARKYANDVVPKAQGQAQEILRQAEAYAQEVYLKALGEAKRFEEVLEEYSKAPDITRKRMLLDALQSLLEKSENKVFFVGNGDSLNILNISDLLKGMGK, from the coding sequence GTGCGAAAATACGTGTGGATAGTCGTTTTCATCGTGCTGGGAATCTACTTTCTCACCGGTGTGTATCAGGTAGGACCCTCCGAAGTCGCCCTCCTCAAGACTTTTGGAAGATTCACCTCGGTCGTTCCTTCAGGAATCCACTACCACCTGCCGTATCCGATTCAGTCTCATGTGACCGTCGACGTCACAACTGTGAGAAAGATCGAAATAGGATTCAGAAGCATTCAACGAGGGGAGAGGATCTCTTACCAGTCGGTTCCTCAAGAAGCCATAATGATCACCGGTGACAACAACCTCGTGAGTGTCGAAGCGGTGGTGCAGTACAGGGTCAAAGACCCGGTAGCATTCGCTTTCAACATCACGGAAGCGGATTCGATCGTGAGGTTCACAACAGAATCTGTTCTTCGAGAAAAGGTAGCCATGCGAAGCATCGATGATGTCCTCACCACCGGAAGAGACGAGATAGGTTTTGAAACAGCCCGTATGCTCCAGCAGATTCTCGACTCTTACAACTGCGGTGTGAAGGTGGAGAACGTTTATCTTCAGGAAGTAGTTCCTCCGGATCCAGTGGTGGATGCCTTCGACGATGTGAACAACGCTCGTCAGGACAAAGAACGTCTCATAAACGAGGCAAGAAAATACGCCAACGACGTTGTTCCAAAAGCCCAGGGACAGGCACAAGAGATACTGAGACAGGCAGAGGCCTACGCTCAGGAAGTTTATCTGAAAGCACTCGGCGAAGCGAAAAGATTCGAAGAGGTGCTGGAAGAATACTCAAAGGCTCCTGATATCACGAGAAAACGAATGCTCCTCGACGCTCTCCAATCTTTGCTTGAAAAATCCGAAAACAAGGTTTTCTTCGTGGGAAACGGTGATTCTCTGAACATTCTCAACATTTCCGACCTTCTGAAGGGGATGGGAAAATGA
- the hflC gene encoding protease modulator HflC: MKIWMISLLIILIVVGAILLFSSFYVLDQTQQAVVLRFGKIVAVETEPGLHFKQPFVDNVVRFDKRILLYDIEPEKIIAADKKTLVIDTYVLWRIKDAEAFIKSLKSVKLALPRIDDVVYSHVRNIFAKANFDEIISEKREDLLREVTALSREDLKDFGIEVVDVRVKHADLPAENEKAVYERMKAERYSIAAQIRAEGEKEARKIRAEADKTAKVLIAEAQSKAEQIKGTGEASAVKIYAEVFSKDKDFYEFWRTMEVYRSIEKGILIIGDELDALKYLKTK, encoded by the coding sequence ATGAAAATCTGGATGATTTCTCTTCTGATCATTCTGATCGTGGTGGGTGCGATCCTTCTTTTCTCTTCTTTCTACGTCCTGGATCAGACACAGCAAGCGGTGGTTCTGAGGTTCGGAAAGATCGTCGCGGTGGAAACAGAACCTGGGCTTCACTTCAAGCAGCCGTTCGTTGATAATGTGGTGAGATTCGATAAAAGAATCCTCCTCTACGATATAGAACCAGAAAAGATCATAGCCGCCGACAAGAAAACGCTCGTGATAGACACGTACGTTCTCTGGAGGATAAAAGATGCGGAAGCGTTCATAAAATCACTGAAGAGCGTGAAGCTCGCTCTTCCAAGAATCGACGATGTGGTTTACTCACACGTGAGGAACATCTTCGCAAAAGCGAACTTCGACGAGATCATCTCCGAGAAGAGAGAAGACCTTTTGAGGGAAGTCACGGCTCTTTCAAGAGAAGATCTGAAGGACTTCGGCATAGAAGTGGTCGATGTGAGGGTGAAGCACGCCGACCTCCCCGCTGAGAACGAAAAGGCCGTGTACGAAAGAATGAAAGCGGAAAGATACAGCATCGCTGCACAGATCAGGGCTGAAGGTGAGAAAGAGGCAAGAAAGATACGTGCGGAAGCCGACAAAACAGCGAAGGTTCTGATCGCGGAAGCTCAAAGCAAAGCAGAGCAAATCAAGGGAACCGGAGAAGCAAGCGCGGTGAAGATCTACGCGGAGGTGTTTTCAAAAGACAAGGACTTCTACGAATTCTGGAGAACGATGGAGGTTTACAGATCCATCGAGAAAGGAATTCTCATAATTGGAGACGAACTCGATGCACTGAAATACCTCAAAACGAAGTAA
- the guaA gene encoding glutamine-hydrolyzing GMP synthase, with protein sequence MVLVVDYGSQYSRLITRRIRENEVYSEVVFPDDPVDLSKVDAVVLSGGPKSVYEEGAPGLPEWFREYRGPVLAICYGMQLIVKEFGGEVKRGRGEYGRTLVELSEDPLFEGIPDRIHVWMSHGDEVVKLPEGFHPIAVSETGVIAAATDGKRFWLLQFHPEVHHTEYGDRMISNFLFNVCKLEKNWKIGDLVEEKIRHIKETIGNKKAILALSGGVDSSVAAVLVHRAIGKNLVCVFVDHGLLRKNEREEVERVFKEHFDMNLVVVDARKRFLEKLRGVTDPEKKRKIIGEEFIRVFEEEAKKHDVEFLVQGTIYSDVIESAASGKTTAKIKSHHNVGGLPEKMNLKLVEPLRDLFKDEVRKVGKYLGIPDRIINRHPFPGPGLAVRVLGEVTEEKLEILREADYIFIETLRKHDYYDKVWQAFAVLLPIKSVGVKGDARAYEYVVALRAVNSVEGMTADWSRIPHDILDEASRRITREVKGVGRVVYDITSKPPATIEWE encoded by the coding sequence TTGGTACTTGTGGTGGACTATGGGTCACAGTACTCTCGATTGATAACAAGAAGAATCAGAGAAAACGAGGTTTACTCCGAGGTGGTCTTTCCAGATGATCCTGTGGATCTCTCCAAGGTGGACGCGGTGGTCCTCTCGGGCGGTCCAAAGAGTGTCTATGAGGAAGGCGCTCCAGGACTTCCAGAGTGGTTTCGCGAGTACAGAGGGCCTGTTCTTGCCATCTGCTATGGAATGCAGTTGATCGTGAAAGAGTTCGGTGGAGAAGTGAAGAGAGGAAGAGGAGAGTACGGAAGAACCCTAGTGGAACTCTCAGAGGATCCTCTCTTTGAAGGGATCCCGGACAGAATCCATGTGTGGATGAGTCACGGTGACGAGGTGGTGAAACTCCCGGAGGGATTCCACCCGATCGCTGTGTCCGAAACGGGTGTGATCGCCGCTGCCACAGATGGAAAAAGGTTCTGGCTGCTCCAGTTCCACCCGGAAGTGCACCACACCGAGTACGGTGATCGTATGATTTCCAACTTCCTCTTCAATGTGTGTAAGCTTGAGAAAAACTGGAAGATAGGAGACCTCGTGGAAGAGAAAATAAGACACATCAAAGAGACCATAGGGAACAAAAAAGCGATCCTCGCGCTTTCTGGAGGGGTAGATTCTTCCGTTGCAGCGGTCCTCGTGCACAGAGCGATAGGAAAGAACCTCGTGTGTGTCTTCGTGGACCACGGCCTTCTCAGAAAGAACGAGCGAGAAGAAGTGGAGAGAGTCTTCAAGGAACACTTCGACATGAATCTGGTTGTTGTGGATGCCAGGAAGAGATTTCTCGAAAAACTCAGAGGAGTCACGGATCCGGAGAAGAAGAGGAAGATCATAGGAGAAGAATTCATACGAGTGTTCGAAGAGGAAGCGAAAAAACACGATGTGGAATTTCTTGTTCAGGGAACGATCTATTCAGACGTCATAGAAAGCGCCGCATCCGGAAAGACGACTGCGAAGATAAAGAGCCACCACAACGTGGGCGGTCTTCCAGAGAAGATGAACCTGAAACTGGTAGAACCCCTCAGAGACCTCTTCAAAGACGAGGTGAGAAAAGTAGGAAAGTATCTCGGCATACCGGACAGGATCATAAACAGGCATCCGTTCCCTGGCCCTGGACTCGCCGTGAGGGTGCTGGGAGAGGTCACGGAAGAAAAGCTCGAAATCCTGAGAGAAGCGGACTACATATTCATAGAAACTCTCAGAAAGCATGACTACTACGATAAAGTGTGGCAGGCGTTTGCGGTTCTTCTTCCTATAAAAAGCGTAGGCGTGAAGGGTGACGCGAGGGCGTATGAGTACGTGGTGGCGCTTCGAGCCGTGAACAGCGTGGAGGGGATGACCGCAGACTGGTCCAGAATTCCGCATGATATACTGGACGAGGCATCAAGAAGGATCACAAGAGAAGTGAAAGGTGTCGGCAGAGTGGTCTACGATATAACTTCAAAACCGCCTGCAACCATAGAGTGGGAGTGA
- a CDS encoding N-glycosylase/DNA lyase — protein sequence MEELLKELERIREEAKPLVEQRFEEFKRLGEEGTEEDLFCELSFCVLTANWSAEGGIRAQKEIGKGFVHLPLEELAEKLREVGHRYPQKRAEFIVENRKLLGKLKNLVKGDPFQSREFLVRNAKGIGWKEASHFLRNTGVEDLAILDKHVLRLMKRHGLIQEIPKGWSKKRYLYVEEILRKVAEAFGESPGKFDLYLWYLVKGKVDK from the coding sequence TTGGAAGAACTGCTGAAAGAACTCGAAAGGATACGAGAAGAAGCAAAACCGCTCGTTGAACAGCGGTTCGAAGAGTTCAAAAGATTGGGCGAAGAAGGAACAGAAGAGGATCTCTTCTGTGAACTCTCTTTCTGTGTTCTCACAGCCAACTGGAGTGCGGAAGGTGGAATTAGAGCGCAGAAAGAAATCGGAAAGGGTTTTGTGCATCTTCCCCTTGAGGAACTCGCGGAAAAACTGAGAGAGGTTGGACACAGGTATCCTCAAAAGAGAGCCGAGTTCATAGTAGAAAACAGAAAACTGCTGGGAAAGTTGAAGAACCTTGTGAAGGGTGATCCTTTTCAATCCAGAGAGTTCCTAGTAAGAAACGCAAAGGGGATCGGCTGGAAAGAGGCGAGCCACTTTCTCAGAAACACCGGTGTGGAAGACCTCGCCATTTTGGATAAACACGTTCTGAGACTCATGAAAAGACACGGCCTGATTCAGGAGATACCAAAAGGATGGAGTAAGAAAAGATATCTCTACGTGGAAGAGATCCTCAGAAAAGTCGCCGAAGCGTTTGGAGAATCTCCCGGGAAGTTCGATCTCTACCTGTGGTACCTTGTGAAGGGGAAGGTGGATAAATAG
- a CDS encoding glycosyltransferase, translating into MNLIATAGNEKIQDFLVNDWYRSLKENVDLSKTDVLVINYGLTGLPKEVINFPAVERSGLINNTRFINLAIFLENHPEYDQILFCDGGDIIFQSDISHLFEEHRDAFRAVVEQLSPPIDLVVKEEDLVNGKEIKSFLSNKKLFNVGVIIAPREGFLELARTMERRLKNINVWGGDTVIGNYVIYKNPHVELPSKYNFIPSTAREKFYVKDSKFYLENGELIPIVHNAGRYRFLRPVKDFGYGPGKNRVNKFNIWMFRMLFSVSNFLKMK; encoded by the coding sequence TTGAACCTCATAGCAACAGCAGGCAATGAAAAGATACAGGATTTCCTTGTGAACGACTGGTACAGATCTCTGAAGGAAAATGTGGATCTGAGCAAAACGGACGTTCTCGTCATAAACTACGGTCTCACAGGACTTCCTAAAGAGGTTATCAACTTTCCGGCTGTGGAGCGTTCTGGACTCATAAACAACACGCGTTTCATCAATCTTGCCATTTTTCTTGAGAATCATCCTGAGTACGATCAGATCCTGTTTTGTGATGGCGGAGACATCATCTTCCAGAGTGACATCTCGCACCTATTCGAGGAACACAGAGATGCTTTTCGAGCGGTTGTGGAGCAGTTGAGTCCACCCATTGATCTCGTGGTGAAGGAAGAAGACCTTGTGAATGGAAAGGAGATAAAGTCTTTTCTTTCAAACAAAAAGCTCTTCAACGTGGGTGTGATAATAGCACCAAGGGAAGGTTTCCTCGAGCTCGCAAGAACAATGGAGAGACGTCTGAAAAACATAAACGTCTGGGGTGGAGATACTGTCATTGGAAACTACGTGATCTACAAGAACCCTCATGTGGAACTTCCTTCGAAGTACAACTTCATTCCTTCAACGGCCCGAGAAAAATTCTACGTGAAAGATTCGAAGTTCTATCTCGAAAATGGTGAGCTCATTCCCATCGTTCACAACGCTGGGAGGTACAGATTTCTCAGACCGGTGAAAGATTTCGGTTACGGCCCCGGAAAGAACAGGGTAAACAAGTTCAACATATGGATGTTCAGAATGCTCTTCAGCGTGAGTAACTTTCTGAAAATGAAGTGA